CATCTTGGTTGTAGTTTTATTTGCCATTTTAAGTTTTTACACTTCAGTTGCAGGAATTTTTAAAGCCAAACTATTTCCTGAACATGTAAGGGCTTTGGGTACTGGCTTGGGCTATGCAATATCTAATGCAATTTTTGGCGGTTCAGCACCATGGGTAGCTTTACAATTTAAAAATGCAGGGATAGAAAAAGGCTTTTTTGTCTATATCGCTGTGCTTATTTTATTTATGTTTATAGCGACTTTATGTTTGCCTAAAAAATCAGAGCTTAACTGATTTCAAAGCCTTTAAAGAAAGTGCCGAAAGTGCGGTGCTTTCCAATTCTTCTAAACTTTTAAATTCATAATTTCTATCTTCATCTTTTAAAATTTGATGATAGATTTTTATATTTAATTTATATTTAGTGTAGCTGTGTTTAAATTCGCCTAAGAATTTTGCATTTTCAAAAACGATTTCCTCTTCTTTGAAAAAAGGAAAATTATACATTCCTTTATAGAGTTTATCTTGACTTTTTTGCACACCAAATTTGTGTTTAAATTCAAGCAAAAAAAGCTTTAAATTTAGATTTTCATAAATGATTTTTTTCTTTTTTCCATAAAGCTGCGGCTCATATTTACCTTTACAAAAGTCATACATTGGACAAATTCCACATTTTGCACTTTTTGGTAAACAAACCAAAGCTCCAAGATCCAATAAAGCTTGATTGTGATTAAACGCATCATTTAAATTTAAAAGTTTTTTAGCTTTGATTTCAAGTTCATTCATACTGGGATTTTTTAAAGCAAAAAGGCGTGAGAGCACACGCGAGATATTGCCATCAACAAAAGACACTTTTTCATCATAACCAAAACAAGCAATCGCCCCTGCAGTATAAGCTCCTATACCGCTAAGACTTTTTAAATCTCTAACCTGTCTAGGAAGTTTACTATTAAATTTACTCACACATTCCAAAGCCGCTTGTTTCAAATTTCTAGCACGGCTATAATATCCAAGGCCTTGCCAAGCCTTTAAAAGCTCATCTTCATCACAATCAGCCAAACTTTGCAAAGTAGGAAATTTTTGTAAAAAAGGGAAATAAAACTTTTGCAAAACAGATTTTACTTGCGTTTGCTGAAGCATAATTTCACTGATATAAACCCCATAAGCTCTACTAATATCCTTTAATCTTTCATCGCAATTTTCACTCTCTAAATTCCGCCAAGGCAAATTTTTGCGTCCGTTTTTCTCATACCAAAGGAGTAAATTTTCTTGTAAAATTTTAATTTGTTTTAACACCACTTTTTAAAGCTTTCTTTTGTGATTATTTAAATTATAAAAAACTACCGAATTTTTTTTAATTTTCCACGATTTAGTTTTATAATTTTTGATGGAGTATTTTCAAAAAAAACCTCATCAAGCACCACATTGGCTACACTTCTAGCCCAAATTTCATCAAATTTTTGTCCATGTTTGTTAGCAGAAGATGAGTAAAAATAGCCATTTTCTTCTAAAAATTTCGCATGAGCACATTCTTTTACTATGCGAATGGCTTTTGTATTTGGATAAATAAAAGTCGTTTTTTTGGCACGACGCACTAAATTTTTAAACCCACTTGGGACTCTTGCTAAATTCTTTAACTCACTAAATTTCGCAGAAGTGATTAGACAAGGCTGATCTTTAGCCCTGCCCTTTAAAGCATTAAGTTCTTTTAAATCTTTACTCAAAAATCCCGCTGTAGTATCGGTTTGTGCTAGATAAATCAAGCCTTTAAATACTCCTGCAAGCTTTTCACTTCTAGATAGCTTTTGCTTTGTATTGCTTTGATTGATTTTGCTCCCGCAAAGGCTGAGCGTAAATTTGTAAAATAAGGGATTTTAAAACGGATAATATTTTCACGGATTTTTTTCGTATCCCCCGCAAAACTATGACTATCACTTGTATTAATCACTAGCTGAATTTCCCCATTTTTTAATCTATCTTCAACATTTGGACGCCCTTCTGAAATTTTATGCACAAGCTCACACTCAAAACCATTTTCTAAAATTTCTTTGCAAGTTCCGCTTGTAGCCATAAGTTTAAAACCCAGCTTTGAATACTCGCTTGCTAACTTTTTAGCATATTTTTTATCTTTTTCTTTTAAAGAAATAAAAACCACGCCATTTTCTGGCAAATGATTAAAAGATGAAACTTGACTTTTTGCAAAAGAATTAGCAAAATCTTTGCTTATCCCCATTACTTCGCCAGTTGAACGCATTTCAGGCCCTAGCTCTAAATCACTTCCGCTAAGCTTTGCAAAAGGAAATACCGCTTCTTTAACGCTAATATATTTTGAAGATTTAGGACGCAAAATTTTGCCATCAAAATTTACCACGCTAAAAGCATCGTAAAATTTCAAAGCTTCTTTTAAATTTCCTTGCCACATCACACGCGTTGCAACTTTTGCTAAAGGTACTCCCGTAGCTTTACTTACAAAAGGCACGGTGCGACTTGCTCTAGGATTAACCTCTATCATATAAAGTTCGTTTTCATAAATGGCAAATTGTATATTTAAAAGTCCTACAACGCCTAAATTTAAAGCAATATCTGCGGTTTTTTGCACAATTTGCTCTTGCATTTTTTCATCGATATTACAAGGTGGCAATGAACATGCACTATCGCCTGAGTGAATCCCAGCTTCTTCAATATGCTCCATAATCCCAGCCACATAAACATCTTTTCCATCACTTATAGCATCAACATCAATTTCAGTTGCATTATCTAAATACTGATCGATTAAAACAGGACTTTTATCACTTACATCAACCGCTTCTTGCATATAAAGTCTAAGCTCAACCTCATCGCTTACAACACGCATTGCACGCCCACCCAAAACATAGCTTGGTCTTACAAGTACAGGATAGCCAATTTCACTAGCTTTTAAAACGGCTTCTTCTACGCTTGTAGCGGTAGAATTTTTAGGTTGATTAATACCAAGTCTTGTGATAAATTCAGCAAATTTCTTTCTATCTTCTGCCATATCAATCACTCTAGCACTTGTGCCTATAATCTTAGCACCAAAAGCACTAAGACGTTTAGCAAATTTAAGCGGTGTTTGTCCGCCAAAATGCACTATAAGCCCATCAGGCTTTTCGCGTTCAATCACCCCACGCAAATGCTCAAAATCAATAGGTTCAAAATACAGAATATCACTCGTATCATAATCGGTTGAAACGGTTTCAGGATTACAATTATACATAATGGTTTTTATACCCATATCTTTTAATGCAAAAGAAGCATGCACACAAGCATAGTCAAATTCAATTCCCTGTCCTATACGGTTTGGTCCACCACCTATAATCATCACTTTTTTCTCTTTTTTATCTCTTGCTTCATTTTTGCTTTGAGTAAGTTCACTAACATTTATGCTTGAGTAAAGATAAGGGGTTAAAGCTTCAAATTCACCCGCACAAGTATCAACTTCGCTGTATTCTGGGATAATTTTTTGCTTCATTCTTGCATAATAAATATCGTTTTGACTTAATTCTAAATTGTCCTTTAAATTTACAAGCAAAGCAATCATTTTATCAGAATACCCCATAGTTTTTGCTTTTCTTAAAAGAGTTTTATTATTTAAAATATCCATATCAATTTGTTCTTCAAAATCAACAATTTCTTTAATTTGCGTTAAAAACCAAGGATCAATTTTACAAAACTCATGCAATTCATCAACACTAAAACCTTCTCTAAAAGCTTGCGCGATATATAATAAACGCTTTTCATTGGCATTGCGAATTTTAAAGATAAGATCGTTTTTATCTTCAAATTTTACCCTATCAAAACCGCTCAAATTTCTCTCTAAAGAACAAAGTGCCTTTTGTATGCTTTCTTTAAAAGTGCGACCAATCGCCATCACTTCGCCCACACTTTTCATCGCCGTACCTAAAGTTGTATTTGCACTTGGGAATTTTTCAAAAGTAAATCTTGGAATTTTCGTAACAATATAATCAATCACTGGCTCAAAACTAGCAGGAGTTGCCGTAATATCATTTTTAATCTCATCTAAGCTAAAACCCACTGCCAAAAGCGTAGCAACTTTGGCTATAGGATAACCTGTTGCCTTAGAAGCTAGAGCACTTGATCTTGAAACTCTTGGATTCATTTCTATAACTATCATTCTACCATTGCTAGGATTTATAGCAAATTGCACATTACTTCCACCAGTATCAACGCCAATTTCACGCAAAATAGCAAAAGAAGCATTACGCATGACTTGATACTCTTTATCTGTTAAAGTAAGCGCGGGCGCAACTGTGATACTATCTCCTGTATGCACGCCCATAGGATCAAGATTTTCTATACTACACACGATGATACAATTATCATTTTTATCGCGTATGACTTCCATTTCATATTCTTTCCACCCTAACAAACTCTCTTCAATGAGAATTTCGTGTATTGGAGAAAGGGCTAAGGCTGTATTTGCTAGTTCTTTAAACTCGTCCATATTATAAACCACGCCACTTCCAGCACCACCTAAGGTATAAGAAGCTCGGATCATCAAAGGAAAACCGATCTCTTGCGTAGCTTTTAAAGCTTCGTCATAATCATACGCATACATGGATTTTGGCAAATCCATACCGATTTTTTTCATACACTCTTTAAAGACTTGGCGATCTTCACCTTTTTTAATGGCTTCTGGATTGGCTCCTAAAAATTTCACATCACCCAAAAGTCCGCTTTCATAGACTTCCATAGCCACATTTAAAGCCACTTGTCCGCCCATAGTCGGTAAAATAGCATCGATTTTTTCTTTTTTGATGATACTTAAAATACTTTCTTTTGTTATTGGCTCTATGTAAGTTGCATCAGCAAATTCAGGATCCGTCATAATGGTCGCTGGGTTTGAGTTTATAAGTACAACACGATAACCTAATTCTTTCAAAGTCTTAGCCGCCTGAGTGCCAGAGTAATCAAATTCACAAGCTTGACCTATCACAATAGGCCCACTTCCTATAAGTAAAATATTTTTTATATCAGTTCTTTTTGGCATGAGTATTCCTAGCTAAATTTAATTTACAAAACTTGAAATTATAACAAAAAAAGGCTTCTATTAAGCAAAGCGAAACAAACTTTTTAAAAAGTTTTATCTAATTTTTCGTAAAAACTTAAACTCGTCGCGCCAAATTTCTTTAGCTTAACTCGGGTAAAATTACAAAGATTTTGTGGAGTTGTTATATAAGAATGATGCTCGATAATAAATTGAACAAGGTGCGTTGTGTTTAAATTTTCAATTAAAGCATAAACTCTTTCATAAATATCACAAAAACCCTCACGGATACTAAAAGGCGGATCAAAGTAAAGCACAAATTCTTGCTCGATTTTTTCAACAAATGTGGGTAAAATTTTAAAAGTATCCCCATGCAAAACGATTAAATTTTCATCAATTATCTTAGCATTTTGCGCAGCGATCTCATAAGCTTTTTTATCAAATTCTATAGCATAAGCTTTTAAAGCATTATTACTCAAAGCTTCTGCTGCCATCAAAGCGCTGCCACCAAAAGCTTCAATGAAAATTTTATCCCTTAAATTTGTTCTTAAAACATTAAAAACACAAGCTTTGACAATACTTTTTGTACTTCTAGTAGTTTCAAGGCTAGGTAAGCGAAGTTTTTTGCCTTTAAATTTACCACTCTCTATGAACGAAAAAAGTTTTAGATCTTTTGTGTTTTTTTGATTTTTTTGAGATTTTTTTTTCTCTTCTTTTTTATCAAATTTAGCCAAAAAATCTTTTACGCTTTTAAAATCATTACTCATCTTGCAAAGCTTTTAAAAGTTTGTCGCGGAATTTAAGGGCAATTTTTCCAACTTCTTCTACGCATTCTTGATACATTTGTTTGCTTAATTCATCAATTTTTTTTTCTAAAACCTTCTTTTTTTTCTCATAAATTTTATCAGCTGTGTAACAAAACCCACTGTAAAACTGCTCTAAAGTTGCAATGAGCTCTTTTTTGCTGAAAGGACTTTGGAGCAAAGAAGAGTCACTATTAACGATAAATTGCGGTATAGAAGAATTTAACTTAGTATCTGTGATGATAAAGTCACAATCCTTTTTCATCACCAAATATTCTTTTAAAAATAATTGCAAGGTTCTTTCCGTCAATACATCTTTACACTCTATGCAAATTTTCATACCAAACTCACTTTTAGACAATGCTCTTTTAAGCTTGGATTTTGAATACCTTGTATAAGACCTAAAAATTCCATACGATTTAAAATATAAAAATCCTCAAAATTCCTTCCGCTGACTTGCATTAATTTTTTTGCACAAGTATCAAACATATAAAAATCTTTCACTTTATCGACAACCAAAAAATCACATCCGCTATCATAAGCATCCAAAACAATATTTGCAGCCATTTTATAAGCTAGTTCGCTATCTAAATTTAAAAGCTCATAGCCACTATTTTTGTCTGCATTTTCAAAATCGATAAATTTAGCCAAAAGCTGAGTTTTTAAGCCTTCACAAGGCTTAAAACCATAGCATCCTATATTAAAATTTTCAAAATAATGCTTTATATTTTCAAATTCTTTTTTTTGACAATTATTTTCTTTGTGTTTTATTTTCTTATCAGGATTTAATAATTTTTCATCAAACATATTTAGTTTTAAAATTTCTTCTTGAAGACTTAAAATAGCACTTTCAAGCTGAATATCATCGCCTTTGATATGATAAAAAATTCCTTTTTCTGTATCAGAAATAATTTTTAAAAATTTCATTTTCTTATCTGGATATTTTTCTATCATTTCAAACACAAAATAAAACAAAGCATCACCCATATATTCAGGATGAAAGGCCAAAATCTCACTCGTATAATAAAAATGCTCCAAATTCTCATACAAACGCTTATCTTCAGAACTTACCAAAGAAGCTACATGATCGAATTTAGCCAAAAAATCGCTTTTGTCAAAAATAAAATCCTTTTTGGCTCTTTTGGTGCTTAAAGGCTCTAAAACAAGTTCTAAGCCAAATTTTTGGACAATATATTTTAAAGAAGCACAAAGTTGCATTGGAGTTTTGTTAACAAAAATATAAGCATTTTGATTTTTCTCAAAATCAAAATAAATATCGTCCTCTTGCACCCCTAAAAATAGATCATAAAGTGTATTAAATTTTTCATAATCATCATAAACATAAGGCTTATAATAACTCTCATAATCCTTGCTTTGATCAAATCTAAAAAGGCGTAATTGTAAGCTTTTCATAAGAAATCCTAAGTGAATTTTTCTTTCAATTATATAAAATTTTTTTAAACTATAAAAGTAAGATTTAAAAGGAAATTTTATAAAATTTTTCCCATGAATAAAGAAGATTTTGTAATTAAAGCCTTTTTAAATGAAAAAAATGGTGATGATGGTGCGATTATCGATAATTGGTGTTTTAGCAAAGATTTATTTTGTGAAAATGTGCATTTTAAAAGAAAATGGTTAAATTTAGAACAAATTGCTACAAAGGCTATGCTTGTTAATATTTCAGATGCCATTGTGATGAATGCGAGACCAAAATACGCACTTTTAGGACTTGCTTTGCCTAAAAATTTAAGTTTTGATGAAATCAAAGCTTTACAGAAAGGCTTTTTAAAAACTGCTAAAAAATTTGACATAAAAATCATAGGTGGTGATACAATAAGTAACGATAAAATAGATATTAGCATCACCATCATTTCTAAAATAGAAAAAAATGCGGTTTTTAGAAAAGGCTTAAAAAAAGGACATTTGCTAGCTTACACGGGAGAATTAGGGCAAAGTTTAAAAGGACTTGAAATTTTGCAAAATGGCGGGATTTTAAGTTCAAATCATCGTTTTATAAAGCCAAAATTAAGAGCGGAATTTTTTTATGAACTTGCGCCTTTTATAAGTTGCGCTATGGATATTTCAGATG
This genomic interval from Campylobacter sp. CCS1377 contains the following:
- the mutY gene encoding A/G-specific adenine glycosylase, whose amino-acid sequence is MVLKQIKILQENLLLWYEKNGRKNLPWRNLESENCDERLKDISRAYGVYISEIMLQQTQVKSVLQKFYFPFLQKFPTLQSLADCDEDELLKAWQGLGYYSRARNLKQAALECVSKFNSKLPRQVRDLKSLSGIGAYTAGAIACFGYDEKVSFVDGNISRVLSRLFALKNPSMNELEIKAKKLLNLNDAFNHNQALLDLGALVCLPKSAKCGICPMYDFCKGKYEPQLYGKKKKIIYENLNLKLFLLEFKHKFGVQKSQDKLYKGMYNFPFFKEEEIVFENAKFLGEFKHSYTKYKLNIKIYHQILKDEDRNYEFKSLEELESTALSALSLKALKSVKL
- a CDS encoding Sua5 YciO YrdC YwlC family protein, whose product is MIYLAQTDTTAGFLSKDLKELNALKGRAKDQPCLITSAKFSELKNLARVPSGFKNLVRRAKKTTFIYPNTKAIRIVKECAHAKFLEENGYFYSSSANKHGQKFDEIWARSVANVVLDEVFFENTPSKIIKLNRGKLKKIR
- the carB gene encoding carbamoyl-phosphate synthase large subunit produces the protein MPKRTDIKNILLIGSGPIVIGQACEFDYSGTQAAKTLKELGYRVVLINSNPATIMTDPEFADATYIEPITKESILSIIKKEKIDAILPTMGGQVALNVAMEVYESGLLGDVKFLGANPEAIKKGEDRQVFKECMKKIGMDLPKSMYAYDYDEALKATQEIGFPLMIRASYTLGGAGSGVVYNMDEFKELANTALALSPIHEILIEESLLGWKEYEMEVIRDKNDNCIIVCSIENLDPMGVHTGDSITVAPALTLTDKEYQVMRNASFAILREIGVDTGGSNVQFAINPSNGRMIVIEMNPRVSRSSALASKATGYPIAKVATLLAVGFSLDEIKNDITATPASFEPVIDYIVTKIPRFTFEKFPSANTTLGTAMKSVGEVMAIGRTFKESIQKALCSLERNLSGFDRVKFEDKNDLIFKIRNANEKRLLYIAQAFREGFSVDELHEFCKIDPWFLTQIKEIVDFEEQIDMDILNNKTLLRKAKTMGYSDKMIALLVNLKDNLELSQNDIYYARMKQKIIPEYSEVDTCAGEFEALTPYLYSSINVSELTQSKNEARDKKEKKVMIIGGGPNRIGQGIEFDYACVHASFALKDMGIKTIMYNCNPETVSTDYDTSDILYFEPIDFEHLRGVIEREKPDGLIVHFGGQTPLKFAKRLSAFGAKIIGTSARVIDMAEDRKKFAEFITRLGINQPKNSTATSVEEAVLKASEIGYPVLVRPSYVLGGRAMRVVSDEVELRLYMQEAVDVSDKSPVLIDQYLDNATEIDVDAISDGKDVYVAGIMEHIEEAGIHSGDSACSLPPCNIDEKMQEQIVQKTADIALNLGVVGLLNIQFAIYENELYMIEVNPRASRTVPFVSKATGVPLAKVATRVMWQGNLKEALKFYDAFSVVNFDGKILRPKSSKYISVKEAVFPFAKLSGSDLELGPEMRSTGEVMGISKDFANSFAKSQVSSFNHLPENGVVFISLKEKDKKYAKKLASEYSKLGFKLMATSGTCKEILENGFECELVHKISEGRPNVEDRLKNGEIQLVINTSDSHSFAGDTKKIRENIIRFKIPYFTNLRSAFAGAKSIKAIQSKSYLEVKSLQEYLKA
- a CDS encoding RsmD family RNA methyltransferase → MSNDFKSVKDFLAKFDKKEEKKKSQKNQKNTKDLKLFSFIESGKFKGKKLRLPSLETTRSTKSIVKACVFNVLRTNLRDKIFIEAFGGSALMAAEALSNNALKAYAIEFDKKAYEIAAQNAKIIDENLIVLHGDTFKILPTFVEKIEQEFVLYFDPPFSIREGFCDIYERVYALIENLNTTHLVQFIIEHHSYITTPQNLCNFTRVKLKKFGATSLSFYEKLDKTF
- a CDS encoding ornithine carbamoyltransferase, which translates into the protein MKICIECKDVLTERTLQLFLKEYLVMKKDCDFIITDTKLNSSIPQFIVNSDSSLLQSPFSKKELIATLEQFYSGFCYTADKIYEKKKKVLEKKIDELSKQMYQECVEEVGKIALKFRDKLLKALQDE
- a CDS encoding DUF5644 domain-containing protein, with amino-acid sequence MKSLQLRLFRFDQSKDYESYYKPYVYDDYEKFNTLYDLFLGVQEDDIYFDFEKNQNAYIFVNKTPMQLCASLKYIVQKFGLELVLEPLSTKRAKKDFIFDKSDFLAKFDHVASLVSSEDKRLYENLEHFYYTSEILAFHPEYMGDALFYFVFEMIEKYPDKKMKFLKIISDTEKGIFYHIKGDDIQLESAILSLQEEILKLNMFDEKLLNPDKKIKHKENNCQKKEFENIKHYFENFNIGCYGFKPCEGLKTQLLAKFIDFENADKNSGYELLNLDSELAYKMAANIVLDAYDSGCDFLVVDKVKDFYMFDTCAKKLMQVSGRNFEDFYILNRMEFLGLIQGIQNPSLKEHCLKVSLV
- a CDS encoding thiamine-phosphate kinase codes for the protein MNKEDFVIKAFLNEKNGDDGAIIDNWCFSKDLFCENVHFKRKWLNLEQIATKAMLVNISDAIVMNARPKYALLGLALPKNLSFDEIKALQKGFLKTAKKFDIKIIGGDTISNDKIDISITIISKIEKNAVFRKGLKKGHLLAYTGELGQSLKGLEILQNGGILSSNHRFIKPKLRAEFFYELAPFISCAMDISDGLSKDLSRLLAQNKCGILWFRKLDNYILYSGEEYEILFGFDEKNRKIIEQIAKKHRVKLNIFGKAVKGKYEFSGREHHF